GCCCGTTTAAAATGATCTTCCATCGCCTGCCTGTTGGTTGTTTTGGGAGAATATTGATAGTTGGGATAGTCGCAGCCCATTTCTACCGCTGACAACACGCCAAGGCCGCCACATCTTGAGACATTTCCGGCCAGGCTGGAAAGGGAAACACCAATGCCCATGCCACCTTGAACGATCGGTTTGGAAAATTTCATACTTCCAATATTAAATTGAGTTTTCAAAAAAAACCTCCTCTGCAATTAATCATGCGATTGGAGGTTATCATAGCATAATGATAATTAATCTGTAAAGAAAAAGCTAAATCTCAGAGATTTTTTCCGGATTTTTTTGCTTTGATTTAAGAAAAGACCACTTTGTTTCAGCAGTTATTATTCCCAGAAAAATGATCAGACAACCAAGAAACATGATTACTGTAAAATGATCCCCCAGCATAATAATGGCTAAAAGACTTCCAAACACCGATTCGAGACTCATAATTATGGCCGCATGGGTTGAGTTCGTATGTTTCTGAACGATAGTTTGACCTAAAAAAGCCAAAAATGTGCAAAAAACTCCAAGATACACCCCATTTAAAAGTCCTGGGATGGGAATCTCCAAAGTAACCTCACCAGCAATAAAAACATCTGCTAATGATATAATTGCCGCAAAACTAAGTTGAATAACCGTTAATGCAATAGGATCATGTTTTTTGGAATAGATTCCTACCGTCACAATGTGACAGGCGAATAAAAATGCACATAATAAAGTTAAGATATCCCCAGCGTTAAATGAAAAACCAACCGAAAAGTCAAAGGTCAAAAGAGCCAACCCCAGGAGCATAATAAAGGCGGCAATAAAGTTATATTGATCTGGTTTGTGTTTCTTGACAAACCAATAAATAAAGGGCACCATAATCACATTGGTAGCGGTTAAAAACGATTGTTTTCCGGCTAGAATGTACTGCAGTCCAATCATCTGAGCTGCAAATGCGGTAAACAGAAAAAAACCAATCAGACAACCAGCCTTAAAGGTTTCTTTAGAAATATTCCGCATTCTTTTTCGAAATAATAATCCTGATAAAAGTGCTGCGACAGTAAACCTGATTGCCATAAGCATCATCGGTGATATGGAACTTAACGCATTTTTAGAGGCAACA
This is a stretch of genomic DNA from Acetobacterium woodii DSM 1030. It encodes these proteins:
- a CDS encoding DMT family transporter, which gives rise to MDKIKKQAFLADLGLVAVAFVWGSGFVASKNALSSISPMMLMAIRFTVAALLSGLLFRKRMRNISKETFKAGCLIGFFLFTAFAAQMIGLQYILAGKQSFLTATNVIMVPFIYWFVKKHKPDQYNFIAAFIMLLGLALLTFDFSVGFSFNAGDILTLLCAFLFACHIVTVGIYSKKHDPIALTVIQLSFAAIISLADVFIAGEVTLEIPIPGLLNGVYLGVFCTFLAFLGQTIVQKHTNSTHAAIIMSLESVFGSLLAIIMLGDHFTVIMFLGCLIIFLGIITAETKWSFLKSKQKNPEKISEI